The following proteins come from a genomic window of Sulfitobacter indolifex:
- the rplA gene encoding 50S ribosomal protein L1, with protein sequence MAKLGKRTRAAREAFAGKEEITVEEAVSLIKANANAKFDETIEIAMNLGVDPRHADQMVRGVVGLPNGTGKTMRVAVFARGAKAEEAEKAGADIVGAEDLMESVQSGKIDFDRCIATPDMMPIVGRLGKVLGPRNLMPNPKVGTVTMDVADAVKAAKGGEVQFKAEKGGVVHAGIGKLSFDEAKLAENIRAFVGAVSKAKPAGAKGTYMKKINLSSTMGPGVSVAVENATAE encoded by the coding sequence ATGGCAAAACTTGGTAAACGCACCCGCGCCGCCCGTGAAGCCTTTGCTGGCAAAGAAGAGATCACCGTTGAAGAAGCGGTAAGCCTCATCAAAGCAAACGCAAACGCGAAGTTTGACGAAACCATCGAGATCGCGATGAACCTCGGTGTTGACCCACGCCACGCAGACCAAATGGTTCGCGGTGTTGTCGGCCTGCCAAACGGCACCGGCAAAACCATGCGCGTTGCTGTCTTCGCCCGTGGCGCGAAAGCTGAAGAAGCCGAAAAGGCTGGCGCAGATATCGTTGGCGCAGAAGACCTGATGGAATCCGTGCAGTCCGGCAAGATCGACTTCGATCGTTGCATCGCGACACCTGACATGATGCCGATCGTTGGCCGTCTGGGTAAAGTGCTTGGCCCCCGCAACCTGATGCCGAACCCCAAGGTTGGCACCGTGACCATGGACGTTGCTGACGCCGTGAAAGCGGCTAAGGGCGGTGAAGTTCAGTTTAAAGCCGAAAAGGGCGGTGTCGTCCACGCAGGCATTGGCAAACTGTCCTTCGACGAAGCCAAGCTGGCCGAAAACATCCGTGCCTTTGTTGGCGCGGTGTCCAAAGCCAAGCCAGCCGGTGCCAAAGGCACATACATGAAAAAGATCAACCTGAGCTCCACAATGGGCCCAGGCGTGTCGGTCGCTGTTGAGAACGCAACCGCCGAGTGA
- the rplK gene encoding 50S ribosomal protein L11, translated as MAKKLVGTMKLQVKAGQANPSPPVGPALGQRGINIMEFCKAFNAKTADLEPGAPCPTVISYYQDKSFTMDIKTPPASYYLKKAAKVNSGAKTPSRETVGTVTTKQLREIAEAKAADLSANDVEAAMKIILGSARSMGIEVK; from the coding sequence ATGGCCAAGAAACTCGTCGGTACGATGAAGTTGCAAGTTAAAGCGGGTCAAGCAAACCCGTCCCCGCCCGTTGGTCCGGCTCTCGGTCAGCGCGGCATTAACATCATGGAATTCTGCAAGGCGTTCAACGCCAAGACTGCAGACCTGGAGCCGGGCGCCCCTTGCCCGACCGTGATCAGCTACTATCAGGACAAGTCCTTCACGATGGACATCAAGACGCCCCCGGCGTCCTACTACCTGAAAAAAGCGGCCAAGGTGAACTCTGGCGCGAAAACGCCTTCGCGTGAAACCGTTGGCACCGTGACCACCAAGCAGCTGCGCGAGATCGCAGAAGCAAAAGCCGCCGACCTGTCCGCGAACGACGTGGAAGCGGCGATGAAAATCATCCTGGGCTCCGCCCGGTCCATGGGCATCGAGGTGAAGTAA
- the rplJ gene encoding 50S ribosomal protein L10, whose protein sequence is MDRAQKEQLVDELGQIFESSGVVVVSHYVGLTVAEMQDLRARARAAGGAVRVAKNRLAKIALEGKPCESIADLLTGMTVLTYSEDPVAAAKVAQEFSKENPKLVILGGSMGENALDAAGVEAVSKMPSREELISTIAGMLGAPASNIAGAIGAPASNIASILSTIEDKAAA, encoded by the coding sequence GTGGATAGAGCACAAAAAGAACAGCTGGTCGACGAACTCGGCCAGATCTTTGAAAGCTCTGGCGTCGTTGTGGTTAGCCACTACGTCGGTTTGACAGTTGCCGAAATGCAGGACCTTCGGGCGCGCGCACGCGCAGCCGGTGGGGCCGTGCGTGTTGCCAAAAACAGGCTCGCCAAGATCGCCCTTGAGGGCAAGCCATGCGAAAGCATCGCTGACCTTCTGACGGGTATGACCGTTCTGACCTATTCTGAGGATCCTGTGGCCGCGGCCAAGGTTGCTCAGGAATTCTCCAAGGAAAACCCAAAGCTGGTGATCCTCGGTGGTTCCATGGGTGAGAACGCGTTGGACGCCGCTGGTGTCGAAGCCGTGTCGAAAATGCCTTCGCGGGAGGAGCTTATCTCCACCATCGCGGGCATGCTCGGCGCACCTGCTTCGAACATCGCCGGGGCCATTGGCGCACCTGCAAGCAACATCGCATCCATCTTGTCCACGATCGAGGACAAGGCGGCTGCGTAA
- the nusG gene encoding transcription termination/antitermination protein NusG: MAKRWYSVSVLSNFEKKIAEQIRASVAEQELEDQIDEVLVPTEEVIEVRRGKKVTTERRFMPGYVLVHMEMSDAGYHLINSINRVTGFLGPQGRPMPMRDAEVQAILGRVQEGEEAPRTLIHFEIGEKVKVADGPFEDFDGMIEEVDEDNQRLKVSVSIFGRETPVELEFTQVNKQI, from the coding sequence ATGGCAAAACGGTGGTATTCGGTCAGTGTCCTGTCGAACTTCGAAAAGAAGATCGCCGAGCAGATCCGCGCATCCGTGGCTGAGCAGGAACTTGAAGACCAGATTGACGAAGTGCTGGTGCCCACCGAAGAGGTGATCGAGGTCCGGCGCGGCAAGAAGGTGACAACCGAGCGTCGCTTCATGCCCGGCTATGTGCTGGTGCATATGGAAATGTCCGACGCGGGCTACCACCTGATCAACTCGATCAACCGCGTCACCGGTTTCTTGGGCCCACAAGGCCGCCCGATGCCGATGCGCGATGCCGAAGTTCAGGCGATCTTGGGTCGTGTGCAGGAAGGCGAAGAAGCCCCACGCACGCTGATCCACTTCGAGATCGGCGAAAAGGTCAAGGTTGCCGACGGTCCGTTCGAGGATTTCGACGGCATGATCGAAGAGGTCGACGAGGACAACCAGCGCCTCAAGGTGTCGGTCTCGATCTTTGGCCGGGAAACCCCGGTCGAACTGGAATTCACGCAGGTCAACAAGCAGATCTGA
- the rpoB gene encoding DNA-directed RNA polymerase subunit beta, protein MAQSFLGQKRLRKYYGKIREVLEMPNLIEVQKSSYDLFLNSGDAETPTDGEGITGVFQSVFPIKDFNETSVLEYVKYELEKPKYDVEECQQRDMTYSAPLKVTLRLIVFDVDEDTGAKSVKDIKEQDVFMGDMPLMTPNGTFVVNGTERVIVSQMHRSPGVFFDHDKGKTHSSGKLLFACRIIPYRGSWLDFEFDAKDNVYARIDRRRKLPVTTLLYALGLDQEAIMDAYYKTVTYKLEKNKGWVAPFFPDRVRGTRPTYDLVDADTGEILFEATKKVTPRAVKKLLDEGKVKDLLLPFDHIVGKFVARDIINEETGAIYVEAGDELTLEYDKDGTLIGGTAKELIDAGITEIPLLDIDNVNVGPYMRNTMAMDKNMNRDTALMDIYRVMRPGEPPTVEAASALFDTLFFDSERYDLSAVGRVKMNMRLALEKPDTQRTLDRDDIVACIKALVDLRDGRGDIDDIDHLGNRRVRSVGELMENQYRVGLLRMERAIKERMSSVEIDTVMPQDLINAKPAAAAVREFFGSSQLSQFMDQTNPLSEVTHKRRLSALGPGGLTRERAGFEVRDVHPTHYGRMCPIETPEGPNIGLINSLATFARVNKYGFIETPYRVVKDSIVTDEVHYMSATEEMRHTVAQANANLDENMKFVNEMVSTRQSGDYTLAPTENVDLIDVSPKQLVSVAASLIPFLENDDANRALMGSNMQRQAVPLLQAEAPLVGTGIEEVVARDSGAAYMARRAGIIDQVDASRIVIRATEDLELGDAGVDIYRMRKFQRSNQNTCINQRPLVKVGEKVTKGQVIADGPSTDMGELALGKNVVVAFMPWNGYNYEDSILISERISQDDVFTSIHIEEFEVAARDTKLGPEEITRDIPNVGEEALRNLDEAGIVYIGADVEPGDILVGKITPKGESPMTPEEKLLRAIFGEKASDVRDTSLRVKPGDFGTVVEVRVFNRHGVEKDERALQIEREEVERLARDRDDELAILDRNIYARLKDMILGKIAVKGPKGVKANSQITEELLETLTRGQWWQLALEDEDDAKIVEALNEQYEIQKRTLDARFEDKVEKVRRGDDLPPGVMKMVKVFVAVKRKLQPGDKMAGRHGNKGVISKVVPMEDMPFLADGTPVDFCLNPLGVPSRMNVGQILETHMGWAARGLGINIDEALQEYKRSGDLTPVREAMQLAYGDDVYEEGITGMDEDTLLEVADNVRRGVPIATPVFDGAKEADVNDSLKRAGFDTSGQSVLFDGRTGEQFARPVTVGVKYLLKLHHLVDDKIHARSTGPYSLVTQQPLGGKAQFGGQRFGEMEVWALEAYGAAYTLQEMLTVKSDDVAGRTKVYESIVKGEDNFEAGIPESFNVLVKEVRGLGLNMELLDAEEDE, encoded by the coding sequence ATGGCACAATCCTTCCTTGGCCAGAAACGTCTGCGTAAATATTACGGCAAAATCCGCGAAGTGCTGGAGATGCCGAACCTCATTGAGGTTCAGAAATCCTCTTACGATCTGTTCTTGAATTCCGGCGACGCCGAGACCCCCACCGATGGTGAAGGTATCACAGGCGTTTTCCAGTCGGTTTTCCCGATCAAAGATTTTAATGAGACCTCCGTGCTTGAGTACGTCAAGTACGAGCTGGAAAAGCCGAAATACGATGTTGAGGAATGTCAGCAGCGTGACATGACCTACAGCGCGCCCCTCAAGGTGACGCTGCGCCTCATCGTGTTTGATGTGGACGAAGACACCGGCGCGAAGTCGGTCAAAGACATCAAAGAGCAAGACGTGTTCATGGGCGACATGCCCTTGATGACGCCGAACGGCACCTTTGTCGTGAACGGCACCGAGCGTGTGATCGTATCCCAGATGCACCGTTCGCCGGGCGTGTTCTTTGACCACGACAAGGGCAAGACCCACTCTTCGGGCAAGCTCTTGTTCGCTTGCCGCATCATCCCATACCGCGGTTCCTGGCTGGACTTTGAGTTCGACGCCAAAGACAATGTCTATGCGCGCATCGACCGTCGCCGTAAGCTGCCTGTGACAACCTTGCTCTATGCCCTTGGGCTGGACCAAGAGGCGATCATGGACGCCTACTACAAAACCGTCACCTACAAGCTTGAGAAGAACAAGGGCTGGGTTGCACCCTTCTTCCCCGATCGTGTGCGCGGCACCCGTCCGACCTATGATCTGGTAGACGCGGACACCGGCGAAATCCTGTTCGAGGCAACCAAAAAGGTTACGCCTCGGGCCGTCAAAAAGCTGCTCGACGAAGGCAAGGTCAAAGACCTGCTGCTGCCCTTCGATCATATCGTTGGCAAATTTGTTGCGCGTGACATCATCAACGAAGAAACCGGCGCGATTTACGTCGAAGCCGGTGACGAGTTGACGCTGGAATACGACAAAGACGGCACGCTGATCGGTGGCACCGCGAAGGAGCTGATCGACGCGGGCATCACCGAGATTCCACTGTTGGACATCGATAACGTCAACGTCGGCCCCTACATGCGTAACACCATGGCGATGGACAAGAACATGAACCGCGACACCGCGCTCATGGACATCTACCGCGTCATGCGTCCGGGCGAGCCGCCCACCGTTGAGGCCGCTTCCGCGCTTTTCGACACGCTGTTCTTTGATAGCGAGCGTTACGACCTTTCGGCTGTTGGCCGCGTGAAGATGAACATGCGTCTGGCGCTTGAAAAGCCTGACACGCAGCGCACGCTGGACCGTGACGACATCGTTGCTTGTATCAAAGCGCTGGTTGACCTGCGCGATGGCCGTGGCGACATCGACGACATTGACCACCTCGGCAACCGTCGTGTGCGTTCGGTCGGCGAATTGATGGAAAACCAGTACCGTGTTGGCCTGCTGCGCATGGAGCGCGCGATCAAAGAGCGGATGTCCTCCGTCGAGATCGACACCGTGATGCCGCAAGACCTGATCAACGCCAAGCCGGCAGCGGCTGCGGTGCGTGAATTCTTCGGCTCTTCGCAGTTGTCGCAGTTCATGGACCAAACCAACCCGCTGTCCGAAGTGACGCACAAGCGTCGCCTCTCGGCGCTTGGACCCGGCGGTTTGACCCGCGAGCGTGCGGGCTTTGAAGTCCGCGACGTTCACCCGACCCACTATGGTCGGATGTGCCCGATTGAAACGCCGGAAGGTCCGAACATTGGTCTGATCAACTCGCTGGCCACTTTTGCCCGCGTGAACAAATACGGCTTCATCGAAACGCCTTACCGCGTTGTCAAAGACAGCATCGTCACCGACGAAGTGCACTACATGTCCGCGACCGAGGAAATGCGTCACACCGTGGCACAGGCGAACGCCAACCTCGACGAGAACATGAAGTTCGTGAACGAGATGGTCTCGACCCGTCAGTCCGGCGACTACACGCTGGCCCCGACGGAAAACGTGGACCTGATCGACGTTAGCCCCAAGCAGTTGGTCTCGGTCGCCGCATCGTTGATCCCCTTCTTGGAAAACGATGACGCCAACCGCGCTCTCATGGGCTCGAACATGCAACGTCAGGCCGTACCGCTTCTGCAAGCCGAAGCGCCGCTCGTCGGCACCGGCATCGAAGAAGTTGTGGCGCGCGATTCCGGGGCTGCCTATATGGCACGCCGCGCGGGTATCATCGACCAAGTCGATGCCAGCCGTATCGTGATCCGGGCCACCGAAGACCTTGAGTTGGGCGACGCGGGTGTGGACATCTACCGCATGCGCAAATTCCAGCGCTCGAACCAGAACACCTGCATCAACCAGCGTCCGCTGGTGAAAGTGGGCGAGAAGGTCACCAAAGGTCAGGTCATCGCTGATGGTCCGTCGACCGACATGGGGGAGCTGGCGCTCGGCAAGAACGTCGTCGTCGCCTTCATGCCGTGGAATGGCTACAACTACGAAGACTCCATCCTGATCTCCGAGCGGATTTCCCAAGACGACGTCTTCACCTCGATCCACATCGAGGAATTCGAAGTCGCCGCCCGTGACACGAAGCTTGGGCCAGAAGAAATCACCCGCGACATTCCCAACGTCGGCGAGGAAGCTCTGCGCAACCTCGACGAAGCCGGTATCGTGTATATCGGTGCGGACGTGGAGCCGGGCGACATCCTTGTGGGTAAGATCACACCGAAGGGCGAAAGCCCGATGACGCCAGAAGAAAAGCTTCTGCGTGCCATCTTTGGTGAGAAAGCCTCTGACGTGCGCGACACTTCGTTGCGTGTGAAGCCGGGCGATTTCGGCACTGTTGTCGAAGTGCGTGTCTTCAACCGTCACGGCGTTGAGAAAGACGAGCGTGCGCTGCAGATCGAGCGTGAGGAAGTCGAACGTCTGGCCCGTGACCGGGACGACGAGCTGGCGATCCTCGACCGCAACATCTACGCGCGTCTCAAGGATATGATCCTTGGCAAAATCGCCGTCAAAGGCCCGAAAGGCGTGAAGGCGAACAGCCAGATCACCGAGGAACTGCTGGAAACCCTGACCCGTGGTCAGTGGTGGCAGCTGGCTCTTGAGGACGAGGATGACGCGAAGATCGTCGAAGCCCTGAACGAGCAGTATGAGATCCAGAAACGGACCTTGGATGCACGTTTCGAGGATAAGGTCGAAAAAGTCCGTCGTGGTGACGATCTGCCCCCGGGTGTGATGAAGATGGTCAAAGTGTTCGTGGCGGTGAAGCGTAAGCTGCAGCCGGGCGATAAGATGGCCGGTCGTCACGGGAACAAGGGTGTAATCTCGAAAGTGGTGCCAATGGAGGACATGCCGTTCCTCGCCGATGGTACCCCGGTCGACTTCTGCCTTAACCCTCTGGGTGTTCCATCGCGGATGAACGTCGGTCAGATTCTTGAGACACACATGGGCTGGGCCGCACGCGGTCTGGGCATCAACATCGACGAGGCGCTGCAAGAGTATAAGCGCTCCGGCGATCTGACACCTGTGCGTGAAGCAATGCAGCTGGCTTACGGCGATGATGTCTACGAAGAGGGCATTACCGGCATGGACGAGGACACGCTTCTTGAAGTGGCCGACAACGTGCGCCGCGGCGTGCCAATCGCCACGCCGGTCTTTGACGGTGCCAAGGAAGCGGACGTGAACGACAGCCTCAAGCGGGCCGGGTTCGACACGTCTGGTCAGTCGGTGCTGTTCGATGGTCGTACAGGTGAGCAGTTTGCCCGCCCCGTGACCGTCGGCGTCAAGTACCTGCTCAAGCTGCACCACCTGGTGGACGACAAAATCCACGCACGTTCGACAGGGCCGTACTCGCTCGTCACACAGCAGCCGCTGGGTGGTAAGGCACAGTTCGGTGGCCAGCGCTTTGGTGAGATGGAAGTCTGGGCTCTCGAAGCTTACGGCGCCGCTTACACATTGCAGGAAATGCTGACCGTCAAGTCGGACGACGTCGCGGGCCGGACCAAGGTCTATGAAAGCATCGTTAAGGGCGAGGATAACTTCGAAGCGGGCATTCCAGAGAGCTTTAACGTTCTCGTCAAGGAAGTGCGCGGCCTCGGCCTGAATATGGAACTCCTGGATGCAGAGGAGGATGAGTGA
- the rplL gene encoding 50S ribosomal protein L7/L12 → MADLKKLAEDIVGLTLLEAQELKTILKDEYGIEPAAGGAVMMAGPADGGAAEEEKTEFDVVLKNAGASKINVIKEVRGITGLGLKEAKDLVEAGGKIKEGVDKAEAEEIKGKLEAAGAEVELA, encoded by the coding sequence ATGGCTGATCTGAAAAAACTGGCAGAAGACATCGTTGGTCTGACTCTGCTTGAAGCACAAGAACTGAAAACCATCCTGAAAGACGAGTACGGCATCGAGCCCGCCGCTGGCGGCGCAGTGATGATGGCTGGTCCTGCTGATGGCGGCGCTGCCGAAGAAGAAAAGACCGAATTCGACGTCGTTCTGAAGAACGCCGGCGCATCCAAGATCAACGTGATCAAGGAAGTCCGCGGCATCACAGGTCTCGGCCTGAAAGAAGCCAAAGACCTGGTCGAAGCCGGTGGCAAGATCAAAGAAGGCGTCGACAAAGCCGAAGCCGAAGAGATCAAAGGCAAGCTGGAAGCAGCTGGCGCCGAAGTCGAGCTGGCCTAA
- the secE gene encoding preprotein translocase subunit SecE has translation MATTNPLQFIQQVRTEVAKVVWPTKREVMLTTVMVFILAALTAVFFAIVDILIRGGLQQILGMFG, from the coding sequence ATGGCCACCACCAATCCACTTCAGTTCATCCAGCAGGTTCGCACCGAAGTTGCCAAGGTTGTTTGGCCGACCAAGCGCGAAGTGATGCTGACCACTGTGATGGTCTTCATTCTCGCTGCCTTGACTGCGGTTTTCTTCGCAATTGTTGATATTTTGATCCGCGGCGGTTTGCAGCAGATCCTTGGGATGTTCGGCTAA